From a single Myotis daubentonii chromosome 5, mMyoDau2.1, whole genome shotgun sequence genomic region:
- the LOC132234367 gene encoding LOW QUALITY PROTEIN: E3 ubiquitin-protein ligase RBBP6-like (The sequence of the model RefSeq protein was modified relative to this genomic sequence to represent the inferred CDS: inserted 1 base in 1 codon), which yields MACVHYKFASKLNYAIATFDGRHISLRDLKKQIMGREKLNAAKCDLQISNAQTEEEYTDDNALIPKNVSVIVRRIPIGGVKSTSKADARRRTEPVMGTSTVTDASSASISLAQLTQTANLAEANASEEDKIKAMMAQSGRACGPVNYVKEPLGPPPPSYTCFRCGRPGHYIKNCPTNGDERFEPRPRIKKSTGIPRSFMMEVKDPNMRGAKLTNTGTYAIPTIEAEAYAIGKKERPPFLPEEPSSSSEKDDPIPDELLCPICKDMVTDAAIIPCCANSYCDECIRTALLESEDHTCPACHQHDVSPDALIANKFLRQAVTNFKNGTGGYTKRLRRQLPPPPPPIPPPRPLIQRNLQPLMRSPISRQQDPPMTPVTSSSGHPAPSISSLTSNQSPLAPAVPGNSSTPVPGPDITAPVSISVHWEKSDGPFRDSDHKIVPAAALASEHSKGTSSIAMTALVEEKGYPVPVLGTPSLLGQSPPAGYSVPPPGFPPVPANLSTPWGSSGVQTAHSNTIPTTRAPLGPGEEFYREQRRLKGEAQYPYGGSSYSRSPSTYPKSRPGSTRSPSYSRSSSRSQSCSYSPSLPFPRRGRGQSRNYRPRSRSHGYRRSRSRSPLYRRCPSRSRSPPAFRGQSPNKRTVPQGKTGRAHFNRYREVPPPYDRKAYYGGSVDFRDPFENEHYREWERQYREWYDKYHTGYAAGAQARASANGDNFPPESFSPPHIRNSPLTRGRGEVYSGGQSRRSPNIGGSNSPEKLSTRDSHNRKDSTKSKEKESDSAAGHGKGRTHKEHRRRKXSEGLLNTELLEPSGKSREPTILRLEAKGAQGERSAEHSGGEASGSLGGGGDRPPRPPAAGQRCLGGEAVPGARWKPAASLVVTQCPLAEPLALPPWSTLLHLK from the exons ATGGCCTGTGTGCATTATAAATTCGCTTCCAAACTCAACTATGCCATCGCCACCTTTGATGGGCGGCACATCTCCCTCCGTGACCTAAAGAAGCAGATTATGGGCAGAGAGAAGCTGAATGCTGCCAAGTGCGACCTGCAGATCAGCAACGCGCAGACCGAGGAAGAATATACCGATGACAATGCTCTGATCCCGAAGAATGTATCTGTAATTGTTAGAAGAATTCCTATTGGAGGTGTGAAATCTACAAGCAAGGCGGACGCTAGACGTCGCACGGAACCAGTGATGGGCACTTCAACAGTCACTGATGCCTcttctgcttctatttctctggccCAGCTTACGCAGACTGCCAATCTGGCTGAAGCCAATGCTtctgaagaagataaaattaaagccATGATGGCGCAATCTGGCCGTGCATGCGGCCCCGTCAATTACGTGAAGGAGCCTCTAGGTCCACCACCTCCATCTTATACCTGTTTCCGCTGTGGTAGACCCGGCCATTATATTAAGAACTGCCCAACCAACGGGGATGAACGCTTCGAGCCTCGCCCTAGGATTAAAAAGAGCACTGGAATCCCCAGAAGTTTCATGATGGAAGTGAAAGATCCCAACATGAGAGGTGCAAAGCTCACCAACACGGGAACCTACGCAATACCGACTATAGAGGCAGAGGCATATGcaattgggaagaaagaaaggccaCCTTTCTTACCAGAGGAGCCCTCTTCGTCTTCTGAAAAGGACGACCCTATCCCAGACGAGTTGCTGTGTCCCATCTGCAAAGACATGGTGACTGATGCCGCTATCATTCCCTGCTGTGCAAACAGCTATTGTGATGAGTGTATAAGAACAGCGCTCTTGGAATCAGAGGACCATACGTGCCCAGCGTGTCATCAACATGATGTCTCTCCCGATGCTTTAATTGCCAATAAATTCTTGCGACAGGCTGTTACTAACTTCAAAAATGGAACTGGTGGTTATACAAAAAGACTGCGGAGACAgttacccccaccaccacccccgataCCGCCCCCGAGACCTCTCATTCAGCGGAATCTACAGCCTCTGATGAGATCTCCAATATCAAGACAGCAAGATCCTCCGATGACTCCAGTCACCTCTTCATCAGGCCACCCGGCTCCCTCTATATCTTCATTAACTTCTAATCAGTCTCCCTTAGCCCCTGCTGTGCCCGGAAATTCATCCACCCCAGTGCCTGGACCTGATATAACTGCACCGGTGTCCATCTCAGTCCACTGGGAAAAATCAGATGGGCCTTTCCGGGATTCCGATCATAAAATAGTGCCAGCCGCAGCCCTTGCCTCAGAGCATTCAAAGGGAACCTCTTCAATAGCAATGACTGCCCTTGTGGAGGAGAAAGGTTACCCGGTGCCTGTGCTTGGAACCCCATCTTTGCTTGGACAGTCACCACCTGCTGGGTATAGCGTCCCTCCCCCCGGGTTCCCTCCAGTGCCGGCCAATTTGTCAACGCCTTGGGGATCATCAGGAGTGCAGACTGCTCATTCCAATACCATCCCAACAACACGAGCACCACTTGGGCCCGGGGAAGAATTCTATAGAGAGCAGCGACGGCTAAAAGGAGAGGCTCAATATCCCTATGGTGGTTCCTCATACTCCAGAAGTCCTTCTACTTACCCTAAATCAAGACCTGGTTCAACGCGGTCACCTTCTTATTCCCGATCATCTAGCCGCTCGCAATCTTGCTCCTATTCGCCATCACTTCCATTCCCCAGAAGGGGCAGAGGCCAGAGTCGAAATTACCGCCCAAGGTCTAGATCTCATGGATATCGTCGATCTAGGTCAAGGTCACCACTATATAGGCGATGCCCTTCGCGATCAAGGTCCCCTCCAGCATTTAGGGGACAGTCTCCAAATAAACGGACTGTACCACAAGGGAAAACAGGACGTGCACattttaatagatacagagaagttcCACCACCATATGACAGAAAAGCTTACTATGGCGGGAGTGTTGACTTTAGAGACCCCTTTGAAAACGAGCATTACCGAGAGTGGGAGAGACAATACAGAGAGTGGTATGACAAATACCACACAGGTTATGCTGCTGGAGCACAGGCCCGAGCATCAGCAAATGGAGATAACTTTCCTCCAGAGAGCTTTTCGCCACCTCATATCAGGAATTCTCCCCTTACAAGGGGCCGCGGAGAAGTTTACTCGGGTGGACAAAGTCGTAGAAGTCCAAACATAGGCGGTAGCAACTCTCCAGAAAAGCTTTCAACAAGAGACAGCCACAATCGGAAGGATAGTACAAAGTCAAAAGAGAAGGAGAGCGACAGTGCTGCAGGACACGGTAAAGGAAGGACACATAAGGAACATCGAAGGCGGA GAAGCGAAGGCCTTCTAAACACAGAGTTGTTAGAACCTTCTGGAAAATCAAGAGAACCTACAA